The following are encoded in a window of Limibacter armeniacum genomic DNA:
- a CDS encoding arylesterase: MISSLVVMLCVLLTACGSNKSTEKVSSQPTKEETNTETVTAKKKVIFFGNSLTAGYGLDPDEAFPSLINQKFETMGLPYESINAGLSGETTAGGKERVEWILENYEPAIFILELGGNDGLRGIDPKASEANLQAIIDKVKKQFPKTIIILAGMQAPPNMGEAYTSSFSQIYPTLAKRNNIPLVPFLLEGVAGIPELNQGDGIHPTAEGNKIVAENVWSILKKQIRQET; encoded by the coding sequence ATGATTTCTTCGCTAGTTGTTATGCTGTGTGTACTACTTACAGCTTGCGGAAGTAACAAGAGTACAGAGAAGGTCTCTTCCCAACCAACCAAGGAAGAAACCAATACTGAAACCGTAACTGCTAAAAAGAAAGTGATTTTCTTCGGCAACAGTCTAACGGCAGGCTACGGACTTGACCCTGATGAAGCTTTCCCGTCCCTTATCAACCAAAAGTTTGAAACAATGGGATTACCCTATGAGTCCATCAACGCAGGGCTAAGTGGTGAAACTACGGCTGGCGGCAAAGAAAGGGTTGAATGGATTTTGGAAAACTACGAGCCTGCTATTTTCATTCTGGAACTGGGTGGCAATGATGGGTTAAGAGGTATTGACCCGAAGGCTTCAGAAGCAAACCTTCAGGCTATTATTGATAAGGTCAAAAAACAGTTTCCAAAAACCATCATTATTTTGGCTGGCATGCAGGCCCCTCCTAATATGGGGGAAGCATATACTTCTTCTTTTAGTCAAATTTATCCAACACTTGCCAAACGAAACAACATCCCTTTAGTCCCATTTTTATTGGAAGGAGTTGCTGGTATTCCTGAGCTAAACCAAGGAGACGGCATTCACCCTACTGCGGAAGGAAATAAGATTGTAGCAGAAAATGTTTGGAGTATTCTGAAGAAACAGATAAGACAAGAGACTTAA
- a CDS encoding DHA2 family efflux MFS transporter permease subunit, which translates to MAAKGLTKWIIVITTISATILELIDTTIVNVALSQISGNLGATIEDTSWVVTAYAIANVIVIPLTGFLGSYFGRKNYYFASILLFTLSSFLCGNSTSLEELVFFRFIQGIGGGALLSTSQSILFDAFDIKDRPIAAAIFGMGVIIGPTVGPTLGGYIVDNFHWSLIFDINVPIGLIAAFLVFTFIEKKPEEHNIDRKKIHIDTLGIVLLSIWVGALQYILERGQAEDWFEAKHIIVLTVVTVIAFVWFIWHELHTEHPAINLRVLQNGTLAVTTIFTFIMGFGIYCSMYVYPVWMQQFMGYTPTLTGVSLFPGALLSAVLMPFVGKSLQRGVAPKYLIMIGFSMFAVFCFWMSGASPEAGFAFFFMPLMLRGVAMSSLSVPLSNQAVSGLSSEKMPQGIAINNMMRQLGGAFGIAMMNTYLARTFAANRGHLISYVTPDSPDVLDRLNAFISGFVAKGMSLADAQHAAYGMLEKMVDKQAYLLTYLESFRLVGAFFVCILPLLLFVKPVKVTAKIDDAGH; encoded by the coding sequence ATGGCAGCAAAAGGACTCACCAAATGGATCATCGTGATCACTACGATCTCAGCGACGATCCTTGAGCTGATTGACACCACTATCGTAAACGTGGCGCTCTCTCAGATCAGTGGTAACCTGGGGGCGACCATTGAGGATACCTCCTGGGTGGTGACCGCCTATGCGATCGCCAACGTAATTGTCATTCCATTGACGGGCTTCTTGGGCTCGTATTTTGGTCGGAAAAACTACTATTTCGCTTCCATTCTCCTGTTTACACTTTCCTCTTTTCTGTGTGGAAATTCGACGAGTTTGGAGGAGCTGGTATTCTTCCGATTTATACAAGGTATAGGAGGTGGCGCATTATTGTCTACTTCACAGTCTATACTTTTTGACGCTTTTGACATAAAGGACCGTCCAATTGCCGCTGCCATTTTTGGTATGGGGGTAATTATTGGTCCTACAGTCGGACCTACCCTTGGAGGTTACATAGTGGATAACTTCCATTGGTCACTCATTTTTGATATCAACGTACCAATTGGTTTGATAGCGGCTTTCTTGGTATTCACTTTCATTGAGAAGAAGCCGGAGGAGCACAATATTGACCGAAAGAAAATTCATATCGATACGCTTGGTATTGTACTGTTGTCAATATGGGTAGGAGCACTTCAATATATCTTGGAAAGAGGGCAGGCTGAAGACTGGTTTGAAGCCAAGCACATTATAGTGTTGACGGTAGTTACAGTTATAGCATTTGTGTGGTTTATCTGGCATGAGCTGCACACAGAACATCCTGCCATCAACCTGCGGGTATTGCAGAATGGTACTTTGGCAGTGACGACCATATTTACCTTTATAATGGGTTTTGGTATTTACTGCTCCATGTATGTGTATCCAGTATGGATGCAACAGTTTATGGGGTATACACCTACTTTGACAGGGGTCAGTTTGTTCCCAGGAGCCTTACTTTCAGCTGTGCTGATGCCTTTTGTGGGTAAGTCTTTACAGCGAGGGGTTGCGCCGAAGTACTTGATTATGATCGGGTTTTCGATGTTTGCCGTATTTTGCTTCTGGATGTCAGGAGCAAGCCCTGAAGCAGGTTTTGCCTTCTTCTTTATGCCACTTATGTTACGGGGTGTAGCCATGTCATCATTGAGTGTACCACTTTCCAATCAGGCAGTTTCGGGGCTTTCATCAGAAAAAATGCCTCAGGGTATTGCCATCAATAATATGATGCGCCAGTTGGGAGGAGCGTTTGGTATCGCCATGATGAACACCTATCTGGCAAGAACGTTTGCAGCCAACCGAGGTCATTTGATTTCCTATGTAACTCCTGACAGTCCGGATGTACTTGATCGTCTCAATGCATTTATTTCAGGGTTTGTGGCAAAGGGGATGAGCTTGGCAGATGCACAGCATGCTGCTTATGGTATGCTGGAGAAAATGGTAGACAAGCAGGCATACTTACTAACCTATCTGGAGTCTTTCAGGTTGGTTGGGGCATTCTTCGTTTGTATTCTTCCGCTACTGCTTTTTGTAAAGCCCGTGAAGGTAACAGCCAAGATAGACGATGCAGGGCATTGA
- a CDS encoding DUF3995 domain-containing protein, translating into MILSIFLSVVFIVLGVIHFNWVIGGEFGFAESLPTKENGERVLNPKKLDSAIVGLGLTAFGIFYVIKSGLVVFSLPDWIMDYGSWIIPSIFLLRAIGEFKYVGFFKSIKHTTFGKLDTKFFSPLCLLIGIFGILIHLMR; encoded by the coding sequence ATGATTTTATCAATTTTTTTAAGTGTAGTCTTTATTGTACTTGGTGTAATTCATTTCAATTGGGTAATCGGAGGGGAGTTTGGGTTTGCTGAATCATTGCCTACTAAGGAAAATGGAGAAAGGGTATTGAATCCGAAAAAGCTAGACAGTGCCATAGTAGGTCTTGGGTTAACAGCATTCGGAATTTTTTATGTGATTAAATCAGGATTGGTGGTTTTCAGCTTACCTGACTGGATAATGGACTATGGAAGTTGGATAATACCCTCAATATTTCTTTTGCGGGCAATTGGTGAGTTTAAATATGTTGGATTTTTCAAAAGTATAAAGCATACAACTTTCGGGAAGTTAGATACAAAGTTCTTTTCCCCATTATGTTTGTTGATAGGCATATTCGGAATATTGATTCATCTTATGAGGTAA
- a CDS encoding HlyD family secretion protein: protein MEKEIPSTPKKGNKKLIQLIFAAILLAAAGFGVKETMYSLHHETTDNAQIEGHTYPVISRVSGYIKKLKVSDYGQVGATDTLVYIEDEEYRIAVDRVKGDYQLAKANLKEAEANKLSTEARLRVARSNAQVVSIQKEKATTDLNRAKALFADNALTKKALEDAEAQFQTISQQYQVAQNEIILAKSNLQVAESEVIKAHSSVEIKKAALDQAVLDLSYTKIPAPGSGRIGKLQVEPGQFVKAGQPLFTIVDDKDFYVVANMKETQLEHIQVGQEAEVMIDSYPDLALKGKVETISRATGAKFSLLPPDNATGNFVKVVQRVPVVIRLTDVKQHMDLLRAGLSVEVSLSY, encoded by the coding sequence ATGGAAAAAGAAATACCATCAACTCCGAAAAAGGGTAACAAAAAGCTAATCCAGCTAATTTTTGCCGCAATCCTGTTAGCGGCAGCAGGGTTTGGTGTCAAAGAAACTATGTACTCGTTACATCACGAGACTACAGACAATGCCCAAATCGAAGGGCATACTTATCCAGTGATTTCAAGAGTATCAGGATATATCAAAAAATTGAAGGTGTCTGATTATGGACAAGTAGGCGCTACTGATACTTTGGTTTATATCGAGGATGAAGAATACCGCATCGCTGTAGACCGAGTAAAAGGTGATTACCAATTGGCTAAGGCTAACCTGAAAGAGGCTGAGGCTAACAAGCTTAGTACAGAAGCTCGTTTGCGTGTAGCTCGTTCCAATGCTCAGGTAGTAAGCATTCAGAAAGAAAAAGCAACTACTGACCTGAACAGGGCTAAAGCACTTTTTGCAGACAATGCCTTGACTAAAAAGGCTTTGGAGGATGCAGAAGCGCAATTCCAAACCATCTCTCAGCAGTACCAAGTAGCACAGAATGAGATCATCCTTGCTAAAAGTAACCTTCAGGTAGCTGAGTCAGAGGTGATCAAAGCACATTCTTCAGTAGAGATCAAGAAAGCAGCCCTTGATCAGGCTGTATTGGATCTTTCTTACACCAAGATTCCGGCACCAGGTAGCGGTCGAATCGGTAAGCTGCAAGTAGAGCCAGGACAGTTTGTAAAGGCTGGTCAGCCGCTATTCACCATTGTGGATGATAAGGATTTCTATGTAGTGGCTAATATGAAGGAGACACAACTGGAGCATATTCAAGTAGGACAGGAAGCTGAAGTGATGATTGATAGCTACCCCGACTTAGCTCTAAAGGGAAAGGTGGAAACAATTTCACGAGCTACGGGTGCCAAGTTCTCTTTACTGCCTCCTGACAATGCAACAGGTAACTTCGTGAAGGTAGTGCAAAGAGTACCTGTTGTAATTCGCCTGACTGATGTGAAACAACATATGGATCTGCTTCGCGCTGGTTTGAGCGTAGAAGTGTCATTGTCTTACTAA
- a CDS encoding B12-binding domain-containing radical SAM protein, whose protein sequence is MKTLLITPPLTQLNTPYPATAYLKGYLNRKGETAFQADLGIELVLKMFSRSGLERIFDAAEEIIDDCSANAQRIFYLQDDYIDAVEPVIHFLQNSDSTFAHSICSREVLPEAKRFKQLYNMDVAFGQMGITDKAKYLATLFLEDLGDFIIEAISPHFGFSRYAESIAMSASSFDPIEEELNEPLSLLDELLLELLEEKIQSTQPDFIAFTVPFPGNLYGALKCGQYLKAHYPDIKIAMGGGYANTELRDLTDPRVFDYLDFITLDDGEGPIMQVIKLIKGEVKPEHLQRTFIRNEQGKVEFVDFKMQAFVPHSEVGTPDYTGLPLDKYLSVIEVANPMHRLWNDGRWNKLTVAHGCYWKKCSFCDVSLDYIGRYDGAPAKLLVDRIEELINTTGQTGFHFVDEAAPPLALRDLSLELIRRGIKITWWANIRFEKTFSEDLCKLMASAGCIAVSGGLEVASDRLLKMMKKGVDIEQVARVTNSFMKANIMVHAYLMYGFPTQTEQETIDSLEIVRQLFEHNCIQSGYWHRFSMTAHAPIGLEPEKFGVKRIGPDFGGFAKNDYDHEDPTGADHGIFTEGLKLALFNYMHGAGMEHEVEEWFDFATKPTTHHQHLISDAIHRHKEQDDEKLNNALIWMGKMPFAEEYKVKKKGSIQTRVRLTFFGRKEDLEVTTTPEEAEWLIPYLEQSHVYQEEPANLKEMKESYESHFGRPFKKFVNENLWQQLRKNGLLLIRL, encoded by the coding sequence ATGAAAACGCTGTTGATAACGCCTCCTCTAACCCAACTTAATACGCCATACCCTGCGACGGCATACCTGAAAGGGTACCTGAACAGAAAAGGTGAAACGGCATTTCAGGCAGATTTGGGGATCGAACTGGTATTGAAGATGTTCTCCCGCAGTGGACTGGAGCGTATCTTTGATGCAGCAGAAGAGATCATTGATGATTGCTCTGCCAATGCACAGCGTATTTTTTACTTGCAAGATGACTACATTGATGCGGTAGAGCCAGTGATTCATTTTCTTCAGAACTCTGACAGCACCTTTGCTCATAGTATCTGTTCTCGTGAAGTATTGCCTGAAGCCAAGCGTTTCAAGCAACTCTATAATATGGATGTGGCATTTGGTCAGATGGGAATCACAGACAAGGCAAAATACTTGGCAACGCTTTTTCTGGAAGACTTGGGGGATTTTATCATTGAAGCGATCTCTCCGCACTTCGGATTTAGCCGTTATGCAGAAAGCATTGCAATGTCGGCAAGTAGCTTTGATCCTATAGAGGAAGAGTTGAATGAACCACTATCTTTATTGGATGAGCTCCTGCTGGAGTTATTGGAGGAGAAAATACAATCTACCCAGCCAGATTTTATAGCCTTTACAGTGCCATTTCCCGGTAACCTTTATGGAGCGCTCAAGTGTGGACAGTACTTGAAAGCGCATTATCCTGATATCAAAATTGCAATGGGAGGAGGTTATGCCAATACCGAACTCCGAGATCTGACAGACCCAAGGGTATTTGATTACCTTGACTTTATCACATTAGACGATGGTGAGGGGCCAATTATGCAGGTAATCAAGTTGATTAAGGGTGAGGTGAAACCTGAACATTTACAGCGTACGTTTATCCGTAATGAGCAGGGCAAAGTGGAGTTTGTAGACTTCAAAATGCAGGCATTTGTACCACATTCTGAAGTGGGAACACCAGACTACACAGGCTTGCCACTAGACAAATACCTTTCGGTAATAGAGGTGGCAAACCCTATGCACAGACTCTGGAATGATGGTCGTTGGAACAAGCTGACAGTAGCACATGGTTGCTATTGGAAAAAATGCTCGTTCTGTGATGTATCATTGGATTACATCGGACGCTATGATGGAGCACCAGCCAAGTTGCTGGTAGATCGAATTGAAGAGTTGATTAATACCACAGGGCAAACCGGTTTCCATTTTGTGGATGAAGCGGCTCCCCCACTTGCCTTAAGGGATCTTTCTTTGGAATTGATTAGAAGAGGTATCAAAATCACATGGTGGGCAAATATCCGTTTTGAAAAAACATTTTCAGAAGACCTTTGCAAGCTGATGGCATCGGCAGGCTGTATCGCTGTATCCGGTGGTCTGGAGGTAGCATCTGACCGTCTATTGAAGATGATGAAAAAAGGTGTAGACATAGAACAGGTGGCAAGAGTGACCAACAGTTTTATGAAAGCCAACATTATGGTACATGCCTACCTGATGTATGGATTCCCGACACAGACAGAACAGGAAACCATCGACTCTTTGGAAATCGTTCGTCAGCTCTTTGAACATAACTGTATTCAGTCTGGTTATTGGCACAGGTTCTCGATGACAGCGCATGCTCCAATCGGGTTGGAACCTGAGAAGTTTGGTGTCAAAAGAATAGGACCGGATTTTGGGGGCTTTGCCAAGAATGATTACGATCATGAAGACCCGACAGGAGCTGACCATGGTATATTTACAGAAGGTTTGAAATTAGCCCTGTTTAATTATATGCATGGGGCAGGGATGGAGCACGAGGTGGAAGAGTGGTTTGACTTTGCGACCAAACCTACTACACATCATCAGCATTTGATTAGCGATGCGATTCACCGCCATAAAGAGCAGGATGATGAAAAGCTGAATAACGCACTGATCTGGATGGGTAAGATGCCTTTTGCAGAGGAGTATAAAGTGAAGAAAAAGGGAAGTATACAGACCCGAGTAAGACTGACTTTCTTTGGCCGAAAAGAAGACTTAGAGGTGACGACAACCCCTGAAGAAGCTGAGTGGTTGATTCCTTATTTGGAACAAAGTCACGTATATCAAGAAGAGCCTGCAAATCTGAAAGAGATGAAGGAAAGTTATGAGTCACACTTTGGTAGACCATTCAAAAAATTTGTCAATGAAAACCTTTGGCAGCAGCTTCGTAAAAATGGTTTGTTGTTGATTAGGTTGTGA
- a CDS encoding acyl-CoA thioesterase, producing the protein MSNQQTLDVRTSTIEIPVRGYHLDVFKHVNNARYLEFLEEARWAHFEKNDTMNTAMQRGFATVIAHYDISYKYPATIGQTLEVKTCFESIGKSSVVFRQQIFLKGTDKVVVDAKVTFVVIDLKTQRPVEIPEDLKDEFYK; encoded by the coding sequence ATGAGCAATCAGCAAACTTTAGACGTAAGAACCAGTACAATCGAAATTCCAGTTAGAGGGTACCACCTCGATGTATTCAAACATGTAAACAATGCGCGCTACCTTGAATTTTTAGAGGAAGCTCGTTGGGCACATTTCGAAAAGAATGATACGATGAATACCGCTATGCAAAGAGGATTTGCAACGGTAATTGCCCACTACGACATCAGCTATAAGTATCCAGCGACAATCGGACAAACCTTGGAAGTCAAGACCTGCTTTGAGAGCATAGGAAAAAGCAGTGTTGTATTTAGACAACAGATTTTCCTGAAAGGTACTGACAAGGTAGTGGTAGATGCAAAAGTAACATTCGTAGTCATTGACCTAAAAACACAACGTCCTGTCGAAATTCCTGAAGACTTGAAGGATGAGTTCTATAAATAA
- a CDS encoding DUF6882 domain-containing protein: MSIFKKLFGKESKKEDSQTSLNGFSTYEKPDWYSLNELLSLHAGLSLEKQLIFGDVIGDNSWQFDMGSGTISFGDNLTFPVQVIGSLSFNDNSWMWGWANAQSGIPEHLLEQSMQLKSIGEEKKVKELVEGHFSVEENFEHKIGMIACGYFSSKSYYCANYGQGTLVVTIDSDQIPAIEKSRLEKVITVFPQLIGNIELNHKEAFVNYLIDRGFQLKVEEDKIEGLNGGKLIVGEFDQLSRLKSLNGKL; this comes from the coding sequence ATGAGCATATTTAAAAAACTTTTTGGGAAAGAATCAAAAAAAGAAGATTCACAGACTAGCTTGAATGGGTTTAGTACATATGAAAAACCTGATTGGTATTCATTAAATGAACTACTCAGTTTACATGCAGGGTTATCACTTGAAAAGCAACTCATTTTTGGAGATGTAATAGGTGATAATTCATGGCAATTTGATATGGGTTCAGGTACAATCTCTTTTGGAGATAATTTAACTTTTCCGGTTCAAGTGATAGGTTCTTTATCATTTAATGATAACTCTTGGATGTGGGGATGGGCAAATGCCCAAAGTGGAATACCTGAGCATTTACTTGAGCAGTCAATGCAATTGAAAAGTATTGGAGAAGAGAAAAAAGTCAAAGAACTAGTAGAAGGACATTTTTCTGTAGAAGAGAACTTTGAACATAAAATAGGGATGATAGCTTGTGGTTATTTTAGTTCAAAAAGCTATTACTGTGCAAATTATGGGCAAGGGACTCTAGTTGTGACCATTGATAGTGATCAAATACCTGCTATTGAAAAAAGTAGATTGGAGAAAGTGATAACTGTATTTCCCCAATTGATTGGTAATATTGAGTTAAATCATAAAGAGGCTTTTGTTAATTACTTAATTGATAGAGGTTTTCAACTTAAAGTTGAAGAAGACAAAATTGAGGGATTAAATGGTGGCAAGCTAATAGTAGGGGAATTTGATCAGTTATCAAGGCTTAAATCTTTGAACGGTAAATTATAA
- a CDS encoding cyanophycinase, whose amino-acid sequence MKLNKLCLWSATIAMAFLMGCDATPEETSTEDSNNRKGSGRGPTVYTTGNSSDIVTTPSAGIALMGGADSYTTAEDAAFDFLTQKANGGDFVVLRSSSSDGYNNYIYSDVGGVNSVRTIVVDSRSDADHTTTIDLVNKAEGIFIAGGDQDDYVSFWKDSQLETAINNAVTQRNVPIGGSSAGLAVLGAYYYAASNGTVYSDEALDDPYNNYMAGLGDGFLAVPYMTGVVTDSHYNERDRQGRHFTFMARFFKDFGASGVKGVGVDEATAVLVESNGSAKVYGSGKAYFLKSNGQGPETCTSNTPLSWNRNGNAVSAYIISGTSNGNGNFSFTTWSGSGGVSESWSANSGNFSRN is encoded by the coding sequence ATGAAACTGAACAAACTCTGTTTATGGAGTGCCACTATTGCCATGGCATTCCTGATGGGCTGTGATGCTACGCCCGAAGAAACCTCAACAGAAGATTCCAACAACCGCAAAGGTAGTGGTAGAGGACCTACTGTCTATACCACTGGTAACAGCTCTGATATTGTCACTACTCCATCTGCTGGTATTGCCTTAATGGGAGGTGCTGACTCGTATACTACTGCTGAAGATGCCGCATTTGACTTCCTAACACAAAAGGCCAATGGTGGTGACTTTGTTGTTCTCCGCTCTTCTAGCTCTGATGGGTACAACAATTATATTTATAGTGATGTCGGAGGCGTAAACTCCGTGAGAACTATTGTGGTAGACTCCCGCTCTGACGCTGACCATACCACTACTATAGACCTCGTAAACAAGGCTGAAGGGATCTTTATCGCTGGTGGTGACCAAGATGACTATGTCAGCTTCTGGAAAGATTCACAACTTGAAACAGCCATCAACAATGCAGTAACGCAACGTAATGTACCCATTGGTGGATCTAGTGCTGGATTAGCGGTATTAGGAGCTTACTATTATGCAGCATCCAACGGAACTGTTTACTCTGATGAAGCATTAGATGATCCATATAATAATTATATGGCTGGATTGGGAGACGGCTTTCTGGCTGTGCCATATATGACAGGGGTGGTAACAGACTCTCACTACAATGAGCGAGACAGACAAGGAAGGCATTTTACGTTTATGGCTCGCTTCTTTAAGGATTTTGGCGCCAGTGGCGTCAAAGGTGTAGGTGTTGATGAAGCAACTGCCGTATTGGTGGAGAGCAATGGCAGTGCAAAAGTCTATGGCAGCGGTAAGGCATACTTCCTGAAAAGTAATGGTCAAGGTCCAGAAACCTGTACCTCCAATACGCCTTTAAGTTGGAATAGAAATGGCAATGCTGTGAGTGCCTACATTATTTCGGGTACAAGCAATGGGAATGGTAATTTCAGCTTTACTACTTGGTCTGGTTCAGGTGGTGTCTCCGAAAGCTGGAGTGCCAATAGTGGAAATTTCAGTAGAAATTAA
- a CDS encoding TolC family protein, producing MKKIITIAALLAMGTGVVAQEKVPSHLDQWIQASFENFPNIRSAKLQQQLAEDYVQYQKGNLLPTVSGTANYHYLYPAPSIQFPGSDLAFQPFPNHNYSVAVQARQLITDFGRTESEVKKAQTSVEQSALQTEEVKEQLAYEISRLYLNLAFVEKSIEVQNANIQVLEETEKLVQSRIKNGDALDLDLLNVQVQLENSRNQRKDFQNAEEKLLASIAYLTGTDPINISKDESALNWTTELLASKSMEESFESNTAVKLAKTEEEIASTELHTAEASHMPSLYVDAAAGFKNGYLPLLDETKFNYSAGITLSVPIYHGKKLNRQQEMARKKLDIAKLSTENTESSLHKEWRQVLADIETNQEKLNSSQTLIQQAERALEIAKAQYKHGVITYVDLQNANNALLQARLTQLHNRYQLSNAQLEALRLQSEHFWQEG from the coding sequence ATGAAGAAAATAATAACAATTGCCGCCTTGCTTGCGATGGGAACAGGTGTAGTGGCGCAGGAAAAGGTGCCTAGCCATTTGGATCAATGGATTCAGGCATCCTTTGAAAACTTTCCCAATATTCGCTCAGCCAAGTTGCAGCAGCAATTGGCAGAGGATTATGTGCAGTATCAAAAAGGCAACCTGTTGCCAACAGTAAGTGGTACGGCTAATTACCATTACCTGTATCCGGCACCTTCTATTCAATTTCCAGGTTCGGATCTAGCTTTCCAACCTTTTCCAAATCACAACTATAGTGTAGCGGTACAGGCTAGGCAGCTGATTACAGACTTTGGACGCACAGAAAGTGAAGTAAAGAAAGCACAGACTTCTGTTGAACAATCAGCACTTCAGACAGAAGAGGTAAAGGAACAGTTGGCATATGAGATTTCTCGCTTGTACTTGAACCTTGCTTTTGTAGAGAAAAGTATTGAAGTACAAAATGCCAATATTCAGGTATTGGAAGAGACTGAAAAACTAGTGCAGAGCCGTATCAAGAACGGGGATGCATTGGATCTGGATTTATTGAATGTTCAGGTTCAGCTTGAAAACAGCCGTAACCAGCGCAAAGATTTCCAGAACGCAGAGGAGAAGTTATTGGCATCGATTGCTTACCTGACAGGTACCGATCCTATCAATATCTCGAAAGATGAAAGTGCCCTGAATTGGACTACAGAGCTGTTGGCGTCTAAGTCAATGGAAGAGAGTTTTGAAAGCAATACGGCAGTTAAGCTGGCAAAAACGGAAGAGGAAATCGCTTCAACCGAATTGCATACAGCGGAAGCTAGCCATATGCCATCACTTTATGTAGATGCAGCAGCTGGTTTCAAGAATGGTTACCTTCCGTTATTGGATGAAACCAAGTTCAATTACAGTGCAGGTATCACGCTTTCTGTGCCTATTTATCATGGCAAAAAGCTGAACCGTCAGCAGGAGATGGCCAGAAAGAAACTGGATATCGCAAAACTGTCAACAGAAAATACAGAAAGTAGCCTGCATAAGGAATGGCGTCAGGTTTTGGCTGATATTGAAACCAATCAAGAGAAGCTGAATTCATCTCAGACGCTAATTCAGCAAGCTGAACGTGCCTTGGAAATAGCTAAAGCGCAATACAAGCACGGGGTGATTACTTATGTAGATCTTCAGAATGCCAATAATGCATTGTTGCAGGCACGTCTGACACAGTTGCATAACCGATACCAATTGAGCAATGCACAATTGGAAGCACTTCGTCTGCAAAGTGAGCACTTCTGGCAAGAAGGATAA
- a CDS encoding macro domain-containing protein: MEIQYIKGDATQPQGGGNKIIVHICNDIGGWGKGFVMALSNRWPEPEAQYRAWHKSGEGFRLGRVQFVEVSGNIFVANLIGQHKIRKDEDGNPPIRYEAIKEGLQEVADKASELNASVHMPRIGCGLAGGKWEEIEPIIKEQLTEQNISTTVYDF, from the coding sequence ATGGAAATACAGTATATAAAAGGCGATGCAACTCAACCTCAGGGCGGAGGCAATAAGATCATTGTACATATTTGTAATGATATTGGCGGATGGGGTAAAGGCTTCGTTATGGCACTCTCAAACAGGTGGCCTGAACCTGAAGCTCAGTACAGAGCTTGGCATAAGTCTGGAGAAGGATTTAGGCTAGGCAGGGTTCAGTTTGTGGAAGTGTCCGGAAATATATTTGTGGCTAACCTGATTGGGCAGCATAAAATCAGAAAAGATGAAGATGGAAACCCGCCGATCAGATATGAAGCCATTAAGGAAGGTCTTCAGGAGGTAGCCGATAAGGCAAGTGAACTGAATGCATCTGTTCATATGCCAAGAATAGGCTGTGGATTGGCAGGTGGAAAGTGGGAAGAGATAGAACCGATCATAAAAGAGCAACTGACTGAGCAGAATATCAGTACAACTGTCTATGATTTCTAG
- a CDS encoding MarR family winged helix-turn-helix transcriptional regulator, whose protein sequence is MERTLDEWMTFIAQRQKHSLPRLLALLRKDMEQKFTEKMLARGYNDFKMGHIVLLVNIDPDGTINNELARLAKITKQGMNKVVKILESAGYIYTEPHQTDKRAILLKLTDKGKQKRLDLYHCHVEIRKEYEEVVGQDDIDHMLRTLRKLLGYHEDQI, encoded by the coding sequence ATGGAACGCACACTGGATGAATGGATGACATTTATAGCTCAAAGACAAAAGCACAGCCTACCCAGACTACTTGCTCTGCTCCGAAAAGACATGGAGCAAAAGTTTACAGAAAAAATGCTGGCTCGTGGGTATAATGATTTTAAGATGGGGCATATCGTGCTACTGGTAAATATTGACCCTGATGGCACAATCAATAATGAACTGGCTAGGCTTGCCAAAATCACCAAGCAAGGGATGAATAAGGTGGTGAAGATTTTGGAATCTGCTGGCTATATCTATACAGAGCCTCATCAAACTGACAAGCGAGCTATACTGCTCAAACTAACCGACAAAGGGAAACAGAAGCGTTTGGACTTGTATCATTGTCACGTAGAAATAAGAAAGGAATATGAAGAGGTTGTTGGACAGGATGACATAGACCATATGCTTCGCACGCTACGCAAGCTCTTGGGCTATCACGAAGATCAAATCTGA